The following are encoded in a window of Oncorhynchus mykiss isolate Arlee chromosome 11, USDA_OmykA_1.1, whole genome shotgun sequence genomic DNA:
- the ikbkb gene encoding inhibitor of nuclear factor kappa-B kinase subunit beta, with product MSRVPLQQQQSCGSWELKERLGTGGFGNVTRWQNKDTEEQIAIKQCRQELSERNRERWCLEIQIMKRLDHVNVVAAREVPEGLQSSLRINDLPLLAMEYCQGGDLRKYLNLLENCCGMREGSILILLRDISSALTYLHKKRIIHRDLKPENIVLQQGEKRLIHKIIDLGYAKELDQNSLCTSFVGTLQYLAPELLERQKYTVTVDYWSFGTLVFECITGFRPFLPTWQPVPWHSKLKLKQDHDIVVYEDLTGEVRFSKHLPQPNNLNTLLLGRLESWLQLMLRWSPQERGKADPQTTSSDCFSQLETILELKLVHVLNMVSAKIFTYSVSANESVADLQQRIGSDTNIPPANQELLLEAGLALEPQGEAGQCAIDYTEIDGRRTDLPLVFLFDRSSCTYEPQFTPRTMPENIRFVQTDPKHVLSYSPLRRTWGQAWDTIRTLKEDWQRLQQGQKAALMSLLRHNSSLSKQKNEMVSMNQRLTAKLDFFSTSLHIDMDKYQEQRATGIASEKLLGVWREMEQTAVSCGQAERVTELDEEMMLLQTDIVDLQRQPWRSGEALDTLEGKAMELFRKLKEKPRDQRCGGDSQEVVRLVVQAVQFYERKLKDFYTHLSKTVVCRQRVMELLPRVEGVVQRMAESEQVLMNLQERRQRELWNLLKVACSKVRSPVSGSPVDGGRSSSSVPPLLTPRPSLQQLDESLLVIEESRTFESRLQSLIQETIQESESDMQLLREWTWLSEGQDLSSDLS from the exons gACACAGAGGAGCAGATAGCCATTAAGCAGTGTCGTCAGGAGCTGAgtgagaggaacagagaacgCTGGTGTTTGGAGATACAGATCATGAAGAG actggaCCATGTGAATGTGGTAGCAGCGAGGGAGGTTCCTGAAGGGCTGCAGTCCTCCTTACGCATCAATGATCTACCTCTACTGGCCATGGAGTactgtcagggaggtgacctgaGGAag taTCTGAACCTGTTGGAGAACTGCTGTGGAATGAGGGAGGGTTCCATCCTTATTCTGCTACGGGACATAT cCTCTGCTCTGACCTACCTTCATAAGAAGAGGATCATCCACAGAGATCTGAAGCCAGAGAACATCGTCCTCCAgcagggagagaagaga TTGATCCATAAGATCATAGATCTGGGCTACGCCAAGGAACTGGACCAGAACAGTCTGTGTACCTCATTCGTTGGAACACTGCAATACCTG gctCCAGAGCTCTTGGAGAGACAGAAGTATACAGTGACTGTGGATTATTGGAGCTTTGGTACATTGGTGTTTGAGTGCATCACTGGGTTCCGGCCTTTTCTGCCAACCTGGCAACCCGTGCCCTG gCATAGTAAGTTGAAGTTGAAGCAGGATCATGACATTGTGGTTTATGAGGACCTGACAGGGGAGGTGCGCTTCTCTAAACACCTTCCCCAGCCCAACAACCTCAACAC tctGTTGTTGGGCCGTCTAGAAAGCTGGCTGCAGCTGATGCTGAGGTGGTCTCCCCAGGAGAGAGGCAAGGCAGATCCCCAGACCACTTCCTCAGACTGCTTCTCTCAGCTAGAGACTATACTGGAGCTGaag ctGGTTCACGTATTGAACATGGTGTCTGCTAAGATCTTCACCTACTCTGTCTCAGCCAATGAGAGCGTGGCTGATCTGCAGCAGCGAATCGGGTCTGACACCAACATCCCTCCAGCCAATCAAGAGCTACTGTTGGAGGCGGGACTAGCCCTGGAGCCACAGGGAGAGGCGGGGCAGTGTGCCATCGACTACACT gagataGACGGGAGGAGGACAGACCTTCCCCTGGTGTTCCTGTTTGACCGTTCCTCCTGCACCTACGAGCCCCAGTTCACCCCCCGCACAATGCCAGAGAACATACGCTTTGTCC agACGGATCCTAAGCACGTGTTGTCTTACAGTCCTCTGAGGAGGACCTGGGGCCAGGCCTGGGACACCATCCGCACCCTGAAGGAGGACTGGCAGAGGTTACAGCAGGGACAGAAAGCTGCTCT catgagTTTGCTGAGACACAACAGCTCCCTGTCGAAGCAGAAGAATGAGATGGTATCTATGAACCAGAGGCTGACGGCCAAACTAGACTTCTTCTCTACCAGCCTGCACATAGACATGGATAAATACCAGGAGCAGAGAGCTACAGGGATAG CCTCTGAAAAGCTGCTGGGTgtgtggagggagatggagcagaCTGCAGTCAGCTGTGGCCAG GCAGAGAGGGTGACAGAGCTGGACGAGGAGATGATGCTCCTCCAGACAGACATCGTGGACCTCCAGAGACAAccgtggaggagtggagaggccCTGGACACAct TGAGGGGAAGGCCATGGAGTTGTTCCGTAAGCTGAAAGAGAAACCTAGAG accAGAGGTGTGGGGGGGACAGTCAAGAGGTAGTACGTCTGGTGGTCCAGGCAGTCCAGTTCTACGAGAGGAAACTCAAAGACTTCTACACACACCTCAg tAAGACAGTGGTGTGTCGTCAGCGTGTAATGGAGCTGCTACCCCGTGTAGAGGGCGTGGTACAGAGAATGGCTGAGAGTGAACAGGTCCTGATGAATCTACAGGAGAGACGGCAGAGGGAACTATGGAACCTGCTGAAAGTAGCCTGT AGTAAGGTGCGCAGCCCGGTGAGTGGGAGTCCTGTGGATGGGGGACGCTCTtcctcctctgttccccctctacTGACCCCCAGACCCAGCCTACAGCAGCT ggatgAGTCTCTGTTGGTGATCGAGGAGAGCAGGACGTTTGAGAGTCGACTACAGAGTCTGATACAGGAGACCATCCAGGAGTCTGAAAGTGAtatgcag TTGCTGAGAGAGTGGACGTGGCTGAGTGAAGGACAGGACCTTTCCTCTGATCTTTCCTGA